In Alkalihalobacterium alkalinitrilicum, a genomic segment contains:
- a CDS encoding cytidylyltransferase domain-containing protein, with protein sequence MKDIMGRTVLSHVIERVKQSNLIEEIIIATTVQERDKSIEYEAIKCGAKVYRGSEEDVLS encoded by the coding sequence ATGAAAGATATAATGGGAAGAACTGTACTATCGCATGTTATAGAAAGAGTTAAACAATCTAATTTAATAGAGGAGATTATTATTGCTACAACAGTACAAGAGAGAGATAAATCTATTGAATATGAAGCAATTAAATGTGGTGCTAAGGTATATAGGGGTAGTGAAGAAGACGTTCTCAGTTAG
- a CDS encoding PseG/SpsG family protein, whose protein sequence is MQDLLGPDYVLLRDEFIDFAPNVKIRSGSLSRLLVFFGGTDSTNETMKTLRAISDCDKNWHIDVIVGSSNPNIEEIKFMCERYGYFLHIQVSTMARFMHEADFAIGAGRSTTWERCFMALPSLTIIVADNQKEITEAVAEYGATVLLGESSSVSSDDIKDALLTLANDQERVRTISLKSSQLVKRDVVASYPLPRALME, encoded by the coding sequence TTGCAAGATCTTCTAGGACCCGATTATGTGTTACTGCGGGATGAATTTATCGATTTTGCCCCCAATGTAAAAATTCGTTCAGGTAGTCTTTCCCGGCTTCTAGTGTTCTTTGGTGGCACAGATTCAACAAACGAAACAATGAAAACACTCCGTGCAATATCGGATTGTGATAAGAACTGGCATATAGATGTTATTGTTGGGTCATCGAATCCGAATATTGAAGAAATCAAGTTTATGTGTGAACGTTATGGCTACTTCTTACACATTCAAGTGTCGACGATGGCAAGATTTATGCATGAAGCGGATTTCGCTATTGGTGCAGGACGCTCAACGACGTGGGAACGTTGTTTTATGGCTCTTCCGTCTCTTACTATTATTGTGGCTGACAATCAAAAAGAAATCACAGAAGCCGTGGCTGAATATGGGGCAACTGTTTTGTTAGGAGAGTCTTCTTCTGTATCATCAGATGATATTAAAGATGCACTTCTAACATTAGCGAATGACCAGGAGAGAGTTAGAACCATCTCTTTAAAATCTTCCCAACTTGTAAAACGGGATGTGGTAGCGTCTTATCCTCTGCCACGTGCTTTAATGGAATGA
- a CDS encoding peptidase G2 autoproteolytic cleavage domain-containing protein translates to MIPSAWAAVAPLLLIILYLTMLLKRIMKNYPLKYWDEQPIDVGYFVTFDSESEKVRIARQSDDYILGITSANPVVLGDSAELRWDKKYMTDEWGRVLYKDVEVPALRDEEGNIEVQKRIESKPVINPEWDPEKEYIPRLKRPEWVAVGLLGKIRVRDDGTCQPGGYCIPNDEGIATVSDKGYRVLKRTSKNQILVAIIPDCSKNTISNVEQLEKLARLREQGFLTEEEFDLQKQNILEA, encoded by the coding sequence TTGATTCCATCCGCATGGGCGGCAGTGGCACCATTATTGTTAATAATCCTTTACCTGACCATGTTATTAAAAAGAATAATGAAAAATTATCCTTTAAAGTATTGGGATGAACAACCGATTGACGTGGGCTATTTTGTGACCTTTGACAGTGAAAGTGAAAAGGTAAGAATAGCTCGGCAAAGTGATGATTATATTTTGGGGATCACAAGTGCTAATCCAGTCGTGTTAGGAGATAGTGCTGAATTACGCTGGGATAAGAAATATATGACCGATGAATGGGGGAGAGTTTTATACAAGGACGTAGAGGTGCCCGCATTGAGAGACGAAGAAGGAAATATAGAGGTCCAAAAGCGTATCGAGTCAAAACCAGTCATTAACCCTGAATGGGACCCAGAAAAAGAATACATTCCCCGTTTAAAGAGGCCAGAGTGGGTCGCGGTCGGCCTCCTTGGAAAAATACGTGTACGTGACGATGGAACCTGTCAACCAGGAGGCTACTGTATTCCAAATGATGAAGGAATAGCTACTGTTTCAGATAAAGGATATCGTGTTTTGAAACGTACAAGTAAGAACCAGATATTAGTTGCAATTATACCTGATTGTTCTAAAAATACTATAAGTAACGTAGAACAACTAGAAAAACTTGCTAGATTGAGAGAGCAAGGGTTTTTAACAGAAGAAGAATTTGATCTACAGAAGCAAAATATTTTGGAAGCTTAA
- a CDS encoding sulfotransferase family 2 domain-containing protein — MRNQIAEVLIHLHMPKTAGTTLRTIIKQNVDSSKSYELYRYGNQLSKILSNLNQKDIKCIQGHFPYGIHELLDQKAIYITMLRNPVERVISEYYFIKSIPRHELHQQVKKMTLTEYQQELRNCNLQTRLLSGKVTKEVLSQEDIQQAKVNIKKHFKIVGITELFNESIFLMQKEFGWMNIFYKKYNITRGKPTNIADSTLDKISKNNVLDIELYNYAREILKTKLNALNEIERNKLLQFTIRQQSH; from the coding sequence ATGAGAAATCAAATTGCGGAAGTATTAATTCATTTGCACATGCCCAAAACCGCTGGGACTACATTAAGAACAATCATAAAACAAAATGTAGATAGTAGTAAAAGTTACGAGCTTTATAGATATGGAAATCAATTATCAAAGATCTTATCGAATCTAAATCAAAAAGACATTAAGTGTATTCAAGGGCATTTTCCGTATGGAATTCACGAACTGCTAGATCAAAAAGCCATATATATAACAATGCTTAGAAATCCCGTCGAACGTGTCATTTCTGAATATTACTTTATTAAAAGTATTCCACGACATGAGTTACATCAACAAGTTAAAAAGATGACATTAACCGAATACCAACAAGAACTAAGAAATTGTAATTTACAAACCCGGCTTCTTTCAGGCAAAGTTACAAAAGAGGTACTCTCACAAGAAGATATACAACAAGCAAAAGTAAATATAAAAAAACATTTTAAAATAGTTGGAATTACTGAATTATTTAACGAGTCAATTTTTTTAATGCAAAAGGAATTTGGATGGATGAATATATTTTATAAAAAATACAATATTACAAGAGGGAAACCTACTAATATTGCAGATAGCACGTTGGATAAAATATCAAAAAATAACGTTTTAGATATTGAATTATATAATTATGCGAGAGAAATATTAAAGACTAAACTAAATGCTCTTAATGAGATTGAAAGAAATAAACTGTTACAATTTACCATTAGGCAACAATCTCATTAG
- a CDS encoding SDR family oxidoreductase, translating into MFGLEGKVILVTGGNKGIGEAIVAKLEELGAIVAYTSRSEKGRFGHLFIRADVSKTEEMKHVVSTVQEKLGPIYGVVSNAGINRDTFFHKMSEKNWSEVMDVNLLGAFHTLRHVLPDCYERQSGSIVLISSIVASMGNLGQVNYAASKAGLIGLAKSLAKESARKSVRVNVVAPGFTHTDMTEGIPMKVKEKITNDIPLGRFAKPEEIAWSVAFLLSPNLSSYITGQVLAVNGGQYM; encoded by the coding sequence ATGTTTGGATTAGAAGGGAAAGTTATTCTTGTTACAGGTGGGAACAAAGGAATCGGAGAAGCTATTGTAGCAAAACTAGAAGAATTAGGGGCTATTGTGGCCTATACAAGTCGTTCAGAAAAGGGTCGTTTTGGTCATCTCTTTATCCGAGCAGACGTCTCAAAAACAGAAGAAATGAAACATGTTGTTTCAACTGTACAAGAAAAATTAGGCCCAATTTACGGTGTTGTTAGTAATGCTGGAATTAATCGGGACACATTTTTCCATAAAATGAGTGAGAAAAATTGGAGTGAGGTTATGGATGTTAATCTACTTGGAGCATTCCATACCTTACGCCATGTTCTTCCTGATTGTTATGAGCGACAATCCGGTTCGATTGTATTGATCAGTAGTATTGTAGCTTCTATGGGGAACCTTGGTCAAGTTAATTATGCTGCAAGCAAAGCAGGTTTAATTGGCTTGGCAAAAAGCCTTGCGAAAGAATCAGCACGAAAAAGTGTACGTGTCAATGTCGTTGCTCCTGGCTTTACTCACACGGACATGACTGAAGGAATTCCTATGAAAGTAAAAGAAAAAATCACAAATGATATTCCTTTGGGGAGATTTGCTAAACCTGAAGAAATTGCTTGGTCAGTTGCCTTTTTATTATCACCAAATCTTTCTAGTTATATCACAGGGCAAGTTCTTGCTGTAAATGGTGGTCAGTACATGTGA
- a CDS encoding glycosyltransferase family 2 protein, which yields MNPKVSIILTCYNKPETVRKSIESVLNQTLKEWELFIMNDASNEHTTNIIKSYISDIRIHYFNSHINNENRHKTTRYATLINQAIPLSKGKYISYLTDDNEYLPERLEIMSNYLDDHPNVHIVYSKQIFRRLDESFSISSQTIRDTRGVLKKASNIVDHCSVMHTREAIERVKRKYNNYWDDHPDHWHNADAVAWERLNEFYPFHPIEKALDINNKTPYSFQILNRYLPDTIPEGTLIKGLSPDIYVIESKARRKISPQLFSQLKYNKQKIVNIPDPFLFKYPLGPPVDDKIFYNGKLPNNLLVKDRSHNIYFIQKNKKRLIRPMAMRRYNFRYNDIIVLDKKNLQRIPNGPPLESKITRNTILPDGILFTCTGKYYICENNSLSPIDYKYLNKLCFSTRESVQLSPWELNYFNKGRPISWSFLNKKKK from the coding sequence ATGAATCCAAAAGTCTCTATAATTTTAACTTGTTATAATAAACCAGAAACAGTTAGGAAGTCAATCGAGAGCGTTTTAAATCAGACGCTAAAAGAATGGGAACTATTTATCATGAATGATGCTTCAAATGAACACACTACAAATATTATTAAATCCTATATTAGTGATATAAGAATTCATTACTTTAATAGCCATATCAATAATGAAAATAGGCATAAAACAACACGCTATGCTACATTAATTAATCAGGCTATTCCATTATCCAAAGGAAAATACATTTCCTACTTAACCGATGATAATGAATACTTGCCTGAGCGTTTGGAGATAATGTCAAATTATTTAGATGATCATCCAAATGTTCATATTGTTTATTCCAAGCAAATTTTTCGTAGGTTAGATGAAAGTTTTAGTATCAGCTCCCAAACCATAAGAGATACCAGAGGTGTATTGAAAAAAGCTTCGAATATTGTTGATCATTGTTCGGTCATGCACACACGTGAAGCGATTGAAAGAGTAAAGAGAAAGTACAATAATTATTGGGATGACCATCCAGATCATTGGCATAATGCTGATGCTGTTGCTTGGGAAAGGTTAAATGAATTTTACCCTTTTCATCCAATAGAAAAAGCACTGGATATTAATAATAAAACACCGTATTCTTTTCAAATATTAAATCGATATTTACCAGACACTATTCCTGAGGGGACCTTAATTAAAGGGCTTTCACCAGACATTTATGTAATTGAGAGTAAAGCAAGAAGAAAAATTTCTCCACAATTATTCAGTCAGTTAAAATACAACAAACAAAAAATTGTAAATATCCCAGACCCATTTTTATTTAAATATCCTCTAGGACCACCCGTTGACGATAAAATTTTTTATAATGGTAAATTACCTAATAACCTCCTCGTAAAGGATAGATCACACAACATTTATTTTATACAAAAAAACAAAAAAAGGTTAATAAGACCAATGGCAATGAGAAGATATAATTTTAGATATAATGATATTATTGTTTTAGACAAAAAAAATCTACAAAGAATACCAAACGGACCACCACTTGAATCAAAAATAACGAGGAATACGATCTTACCAGATGGTATATTGTTTACATGTACTGGAAAGTATTATATATGTGAAAATAATAGTTTATCTCCTATTGATTATAAGTATTTAAATAAGTTATGTTTTTCAACTAGAGAAAGTGTTCAGTTAAGTCCTTGGGAGCTAAATTACTTTAATAAGGGCCGTCCAATATCATGGAGCTTTTTAAATAAGAAGAAAAAATGA
- a CDS encoding CgeB family protein, with product MRIIYIPSGYKRVYDYFDDSIIKELIKLKHQIKTFTIKENINKLKATVSSFKPDLILTMAGFKMPPPVLILVKQLKIPIAIWLTEDPYYTDKTLKIIHHYDYIFTIESACVDIYKKEGHKNVHHLALGVNPSIFSPGSIIKNNEKYDICLVGFPYPDRIKIVQFLLDHTPYSILTVGSTWNSLLAKYKSTNNYQIIETWVEPQRVASFYNQSKIVLNTYRPYDFKYNRNTKGVINQSINNRTFEIASCGAFQLTELKPDLVKYFIDNKEIVSFTSINDLLQKINYYLKHEKERKGIGVNARKRVLKNHTFAYRLNKMLNIIGNSL from the coding sequence ATGAGAATCATTTATATTCCCTCTGGATATAAACGAGTTTATGATTACTTCGATGATTCAATAATAAAAGAACTAATAAAGTTAAAACATCAAATTAAAACTTTTACAATAAAGGAAAATATTAATAAGTTAAAAGCCACTGTATCCTCATTTAAACCCGATCTTATCCTTACAATGGCTGGATTTAAAATGCCACCTCCTGTACTCATTTTAGTAAAGCAACTAAAAATCCCTATTGCTATTTGGTTAACAGAAGACCCGTATTATACTGATAAAACACTTAAGATTATCCATCATTATGATTATATTTTCACCATTGAGTCTGCCTGTGTCGACATTTATAAAAAGGAAGGACATAAAAATGTTCATCATCTAGCACTCGGCGTAAATCCATCAATCTTTTCTCCCGGGTCTATTATTAAAAATAATGAAAAATATGATATTTGTTTAGTTGGTTTTCCGTATCCTGACCGTATTAAAATTGTACAATTTCTACTTGATCATACCCCATACTCGATCTTAACCGTTGGAAGCACATGGAATTCTTTACTAGCTAAATATAAATCTACGAATAATTATCAAATCATAGAAACATGGGTTGAACCACAAAGAGTAGCAAGCTTTTACAATCAAAGTAAAATAGTTTTAAACACATACCGTCCATATGATTTTAAATATAATCGGAATACAAAAGGCGTTATAAATCAGAGTATTAACAATCGAACATTTGAAATTGCAAGTTGTGGGGCTTTTCAATTAACTGAACTCAAACCAGACCTCGTTAAATATTTCATAGATAATAAAGAGATCGTTTCTTTTACATCAATAAATGATTTACTTCAAAAAATTAACTATTATCTTAAACACGAGAAAGAAAGAAAAGGAATCGGAGTAAATGCGAGAAAAAGAGTTTTAAAGAATCATACATTTGCTTACCGATTAAATAAGATGTTAAATATAATAGGAAATTCTCTATAA
- the pseI gene encoding pseudaminic acid synthase codes for MKIIEIQGRKIGTKYPPFIIAEMSGNHNQSLERALEIVEAAAKAGAHALKLQTYTADTMTLNLSHGDFFISDSNSLWKDQSLYKLYQKAYTPWEWHKPIFDRCKELGIIGFSSPFDETAVDFLETLDVPCYKIASFENTDLPLIRKIASTGKPMIISTGMATVAEIDEAVRTVKASGAMKVILLKCTSTYPATTENSNILTIPHMRELFQCQVGLSDHTMGVGTAVASVALGSTVIEKHFTLSRADGGVDSTFSLEPDEMQLLVIETKRAWESLGSVHYGSSQEEKVSLQYRRSLFASQDIKAGEVFTKSNLRIIRPGNGLEPKYYDVLLGKQVKVDVKKGTPVSWDLI; via the coding sequence ATGAAAATAATTGAAATACAAGGGAGAAAAATTGGCACTAAATACCCCCCATTCATCATTGCTGAAATGTCAGGAAATCATAACCAATCGTTAGAACGTGCGTTAGAGATAGTTGAGGCGGCAGCGAAAGCAGGAGCTCATGCTTTAAAGCTTCAAACCTATACGGCAGACACAATGACTTTAAATCTTTCTCATGGTGACTTTTTTATTAGTGATTCAAACAGTCTATGGAAAGATCAGTCATTATATAAACTCTATCAAAAAGCTTACACGCCTTGGGAATGGCATAAACCGATTTTTGATCGTTGTAAAGAGTTGGGTATTATAGGTTTTAGTTCGCCTTTTGATGAAACAGCAGTTGACTTTCTTGAGACGTTGGATGTACCTTGTTACAAAATTGCATCATTTGAAAATACGGATTTGCCTTTAATTCGCAAAATAGCTTCTACTGGGAAACCGATGATTATTTCCACTGGGATGGCAACAGTAGCAGAAATAGATGAAGCTGTTCGTACAGTTAAGGCATCCGGAGCAATGAAGGTTATTCTATTAAAGTGCACAAGCACATATCCAGCTACGACAGAAAATTCAAATATTCTTACTATTCCACATATGAGGGAACTTTTTCAATGTCAGGTTGGTTTATCTGATCATACTATGGGAGTAGGTACAGCTGTGGCTAGTGTAGCTTTAGGTTCTACAGTGATCGAAAAACATTTTACTCTATCTCGAGCCGATGGTGGAGTAGACTCTACATTTTCCTTAGAACCCGACGAAATGCAATTGCTAGTTATTGAAACAAAGAGGGCATGGGAGTCACTCGGTAGTGTTCATTATGGGTCATCACAAGAAGAAAAGGTATCCTTACAATATCGACGTTCATTGTTCGCTTCCCAAGATATAAAAGCTGGTGAAGTATTTACAAAAAGTAATTTAAGAATAATACGGCCTGGAAATGGTTTAGAGCCAAAGTACTACGATGTTTTGTTAGGCAAACAGGTAAAGGTTGATGTTAAAAAAGGTACCCCTGTCAGTTGGGATTTAATATAA
- a CDS encoding peptidase G2 autoproteolytic cleavage domain-containing protein, with the protein MNRAANRGLAAKILRDGNVKVDGTVSSPASDYAELFETVDGNPIDVGYFVTLDGEGDRIRKANKEDDYILGITSVNPAVLADSGELRWKNKYQTDEWGRVKYYDVILQQ; encoded by the coding sequence ATGAACAGGGCCGCAAATAGAGGGTTAGCAGCTAAAATACTACGAGATGGCAACGTGAAGGTTGATGGTACTGTGAGTAGTCCTGCATCCGATTATGCGGAGTTGTTCGAGACCGTAGATGGTAATCCGATTGACGTGGGGTATTTTGTTACTTTAGATGGTGAAGGTGATAGAATACGAAAAGCAAATAAAGAAGATGACTATATATTGGGAATTACTAGTGTGAATCCAGCGGTATTAGCCGACAGTGGAGAATTAAGGTGGAAAAATAAGTATCAAACTGACGAGTGGGGCAGAGTCAAATATTACGATGTGATTTTACAGCAGTAA
- the pseG gene encoding UDP-2,4-diacetamido-2,4,6-trideoxy-beta-L-altropyranose hydrolase, which yields MEVFIRVDASIEIGTGHVMRCLTLANELTRKEAKVYFICRQLSRNLCKYIQKKGFNVFSLPAPQKGKRLEVDPYVTHSHWLGVNWRTDAKQTKKILVNQKVVDWLIIDHYAIDKKWEEEFRPYVKKIMVIDDLADRAHDCDILLDQNLYVNMESRYEGLLPESCIKLLGPKYALLRPEFQKVRKQLKTRDGKVRRILIFFGGTDPSNETMKALEAIKLLNRNDIIVDIVVGSPNPNKEQVKQIAYQMPNVYYYCQIDNIAELMAQADLAIGAGGSTTWERCFLGLPTITIITAFNQVEVITAAETKGIVINLGKAIEIQSKDIAIKLEELIREPSIIKKLSKHSLETMSEISNCTISKYILEENEYGQSW from the coding sequence ATGGAGGTTTTTATACGTGTTGATGCTTCAATTGAGATCGGAACGGGTCATGTTATGCGGTGTCTAACACTTGCCAATGAATTAACGAGGAAAGAGGCTAAAGTCTATTTTATTTGTCGTCAACTTTCAAGAAATCTCTGTAAATATATACAAAAAAAGGGCTTTAATGTCTTTTCTTTACCTGCTCCCCAAAAAGGAAAAAGGCTCGAAGTTGATCCTTATGTTACTCATTCACATTGGTTAGGAGTTAACTGGAGAACAGATGCAAAACAAACAAAGAAAATATTAGTTAATCAAAAAGTGGTCGATTGGTTAATTATTGACCATTATGCGATTGATAAAAAATGGGAAGAAGAATTTCGCCCCTATGTAAAAAAAATTATGGTGATCGATGATTTAGCAGATCGAGCCCATGATTGTGATATATTATTGGATCAAAATCTGTATGTCAATATGGAAAGTCGTTATGAAGGGTTATTACCTGAATCTTGCATTAAATTATTAGGACCTAAATATGCATTGTTACGACCAGAATTCCAAAAGGTTAGGAAACAATTGAAAACACGAGATGGAAAGGTTAGACGCATATTAATATTTTTTGGTGGAACGGATCCATCAAATGAAACAATGAAAGCATTAGAAGCAATAAAATTATTGAATAGAAATGATATTATCGTAGATATTGTCGTTGGAAGTCCAAACCCTAATAAGGAACAAGTGAAACAAATAGCTTATCAGATGCCCAATGTCTATTATTATTGTCAAATAGATAATATAGCTGAACTTATGGCTCAAGCAGATTTAGCCATTGGTGCTGGGGGGAGTACCACTTGGGAAAGATGTTTTTTAGGGCTGCCAACAATAACAATTATTACAGCTTTTAATCAAGTTGAAGTAATTACAGCTGCAGAAACAAAAGGTATTGTAATTAATTTAGGAAAAGCTATAGAAATACAATCAAAAGATATAGCAATAAAATTGGAAGAGTTGATCAGAGAACCTTCAATAATAAAGAAACTATCTAAACATTCCCTTGAAACAATGTCAGAAATATCGAATTGTACGATTTCTAAATACATTTTAGAGGAGAATGAATATGGACAAAGTTGGTAA
- a CDS encoding DegT/DnrJ/EryC1/StrS family aminotransferase produces the protein MYYKTYKSVRNKDGGGWYYEQLDLGFNYRLTDFQAALGISQLKK, from the coding sequence TTGTATTACAAGACATATAAATCAGTTAGAAATAAAGATGGTGGGGGTTGGTATTATGAACAATTAGATTTAGGTTTCAACTATAGATTAACGGACTTTCAAGCTGCTCTGGGAATAAGTCAACTAAAAAAATAG
- the pseH gene encoding UDP-4-amino-4,6-dideoxy-N-acetyl-beta-L-altrosamine N-acetyltransferase codes for MDVIEPVGQLSKVKEGLIRHIEQKTRGDRNMTARLRKVTEHDLEQIMLWRMSEEVTKYMYTDPVLTLEDQRNWFKKINENIHVEKYWIIELEDGTPVGLMSVNHIDKRNHQASWAYYLGSVEARGKGLGRILECNMYDYAFDTLGLHKLWCEVFQFNENVIGMHQKFGSKIEGTFIDHIYKNGEYHNVVRMGILSHEWVERKPLTPYEKITIEIQ; via the coding sequence TTGGATGTTATTGAACCTGTTGGACAACTATCCAAAGTAAAAGAGGGATTAATCCGTCACATTGAGCAAAAAACGAGAGGTGATCGTAATATGACCGCGAGACTACGAAAAGTAACGGAACATGATTTAGAACAAATTATGTTGTGGAGAATGTCTGAAGAAGTAACAAAATACATGTACACAGATCCTGTTTTAACCTTAGAAGACCAGCGCAATTGGTTTAAAAAAATCAATGAAAATATTCATGTAGAAAAATATTGGATTATCGAGCTTGAAGATGGAACACCTGTTGGGCTTATGAGTGTTAATCACATTGATAAACGAAATCATCAAGCCTCTTGGGCCTATTATCTTGGAAGTGTGGAAGCAAGAGGAAAAGGTCTTGGGCGTATTTTAGAATGTAACATGTATGACTATGCGTTTGATACGCTAGGCCTTCATAAACTTTGGTGTGAGGTGTTTCAATTTAACGAAAACGTTATCGGCATGCACCAAAAGTTTGGGTCAAAAATTGAAGGAACATTTATTGACCATATTTACAAAAATGGAGAGTACCACAATGTTGTAAGAATGGGTATCCTTTCTCATGAATGGGTTGAACGAAAACCACTTACGCCTTATGAAAAAATAACCATTGAAATTCAGTAG
- a CDS encoding CsxC family protein has product MSYSKGKFKKTHKASSCKTADEAKTLNCESFPFENGTQGYAKVPIVIAEEWVQVDIESVERLPKAAREIKRIRKNVHLTQCKLVQSQFAQPYNNNNNDNTFSPGVLKLFLAGFVRKNIEYVPSCSGAVEHHTVDVPFHCVVRLEDAGAFIDDQQLSVKNGVHELVFNDKKGMGMDPKVQGFATYEFFNNMPFCQLEFAGVTELDIAEDWKPGCNVFRTVREKMIVEMHLKVLQVQQVPL; this is encoded by the coding sequence ATGAGCTACTCAAAAGGTAAGTTCAAAAAAACTCATAAAGCAAGCAGCTGCAAAACAGCAGATGAAGCTAAAACACTAAATTGTGAAAGTTTTCCATTCGAAAATGGAACACAAGGATATGCTAAAGTACCGATTGTCATTGCAGAAGAGTGGGTTCAAGTAGATATTGAATCTGTTGAGAGACTTCCTAAAGCAGCTAGAGAAATTAAACGTATTCGCAAAAATGTTCACTTAACACAGTGTAAACTGGTCCAATCTCAATTTGCTCAACCTTATAACAATAACAATAACGATAACACATTTTCACCAGGTGTTTTAAAACTCTTTTTAGCAGGTTTTGTAAGAAAGAATATTGAATATGTTCCAAGTTGTTCTGGAGCTGTAGAACACCATACAGTTGATGTGCCGTTTCACTGTGTCGTTAGATTAGAAGATGCTGGTGCTTTCATTGATGATCAGCAATTAAGTGTTAAAAATGGAGTTCATGAACTTGTATTTAATGACAAAAAAGGCATGGGTATGGATCCAAAAGTACAAGGGTTCGCAACATATGAATTTTTCAATAATATGCCGTTCTGCCAGTTAGAGTTTGCAGGAGTTACTGAACTTGATATTGCTGAAGATTGGAAACCAGGCTGTAACGTATTTAGAACAGTTCGAGAGAAAATGATTGTTGAGATGCACTTAAAAGTTTTACAAGTTCAACAAGTTCCCCTTTAA
- a CDS encoding peptidase G2 autoproteolytic cleavage domain-containing protein, giving the protein MGQSQILRCDFTAVKDNEGNIIVPEYTETQPILNPEWNPKEEYIPRMKRPEWVPVGLLGKLLIRDDGTCQPKGYCVPKDGGIATAS; this is encoded by the coding sequence GTGGGGCAGAGTCAAATATTACGATGTGATTTTACAGCAGTAAAGGATAATGAAGGAAATATAATTGTTCCTGAGTATACAGAAACACAACCTATTCTAAATCCAGAATGGAATCCGAAAGAAGAATATATTCCACGAATGAAAAGACCGGAATGGGTGCCTGTTGGCTTATTAGGAAAACTTCTCATTCGAGATGATGGAACGTGTCAGCCAAAAGGATATTGTGTCCCAAAAGACGGTGGAATCGCAACAGCTTCATAG